A genome region from Methylobacterium sp. FF17 includes the following:
- a CDS encoding restriction endonuclease, whose product MTDRSRLVARLFWTTVAGGCLAFWLGPPAAAATGLALAALLLHRLDRPRRVRRLIRRVTRRHAATLALRRRQESYTDAYGNLIRDGWERERAYFAERNVVPALEARGLPEIDDALWADILAIIEEVAEAVDLPDEDEAPEDGIAYERYCAAQLREAGWEARATRASGDQGADIVAEQAGIRLVVQCKRYAKPVGNGAVQEIVAATHYWSGDMAAVVSNAGFTPAARKLAAATGILLLHHDDLPELRPARRAETRRRPGGQRDSTRAER is encoded by the coding sequence ATGACGGACCGTTCGCGCCTCGTGGCGCGCCTGTTCTGGACCACCGTCGCCGGGGGCTGCCTCGCCTTCTGGCTCGGCCCCCCGGCCGCGGCGGCCACCGGCCTCGCGCTCGCCGCCCTCCTCCTCCACCGGCTCGACCGGCCACGGCGCGTCCGGCGGCTGATCCGGCGGGTCACGCGCCGTCACGCCGCGACCCTCGCCCTGCGACGCCGGCAGGAAAGCTACACCGACGCCTACGGGAACCTGATCCGGGACGGCTGGGAGCGCGAGCGCGCCTATTTCGCCGAGCGCAACGTGGTGCCGGCCCTCGAGGCGCGGGGCCTGCCCGAGATCGACGACGCCCTGTGGGCGGACATTCTCGCGATCATCGAGGAGGTGGCGGAGGCCGTCGACCTCCCCGACGAGGACGAGGCCCCCGAGGACGGCATCGCCTACGAGCGCTACTGCGCCGCGCAGTTGCGGGAGGCGGGCTGGGAGGCCCGGGCGACCCGCGCCAGCGGCGACCAGGGCGCCGACATCGTCGCCGAGCAGGCGGGGATCCGCCTCGTGGTCCAGTGCAAGCGCTACGCGAAACCGGTCGGGAACGGCGCCGTCCAGGAGATCGTGGCCGCGACCCATTACTGGTCGGGCGACATGGCGGCGGTCGTCTCCAATGCCGGCTTCACGCCCGCCGCGCGCAAGCTCGCGGCCGCGACGGGCATCCTGCTCCTGCACCACGACGATCTGCCGGAACTGCGGCCCGCACGCCGGGCCGAAACCCGGCGGCGGCCGGGCGGCCAGAGGGACTCAACCCGCGCCGAGCGGTGA